The Vitis vinifera cultivar Pinot Noir 40024 chromosome 18, ASM3070453v1 region TGGCATCGACCAAAGCAAATGTTGTGACAATTTGGCCTCCAACCAGGGATACCTCCATCTTGTTCCATAGAGCAAGACCTCCATTCTGTGGATAGGTGAGGACAACATAAGTATGATTGGGGGGCATTCCATGCACAATATATAACATTATGGGCTAGTCGTGCGGAGTGTATTGCAATAGCACCACCAATGACAGGTGGTATGCAGTTTCATGATCCATATATGGAGTGGTACCGACATATTACACGACGTTTGATCACACTCCCTCTCCATAGAGATCATATAAGGTATCATAGTACAACAACAACTACTCAATTGTTggtaagattttttaatttagaaatggtttattaaattataattaacaaaaaatcatcttcatctgttttatttttcttatttttttagatcACTGGTATGGTTGAGATTGCTAGTCAATATGTTGGGCCTACTTCAAGTGCATCAGGCGACATTCATCGGATTGTTATTGATATTTTGCATGTTATTGGAGAGGGGCATCGCATACATTCAGTCTGTCAGTCGCCTACATCATCAGACCCATCCATGAGACCACATGTGTCAGCCACTACAGTTAGGATGCAACTTATTTAAGGCCGAGGGAGATGTAATAAGCGAGATGGTGGGCGAGTTAGTCGACAGCCTCGACGATCTGTGCATCCACCCGAGACCATGTTAGCACCATCCACATCATCTACCTCATTTGCACCTGAGGCTTCCACACTTCCCCCTTCACCTTTACCATCACCTTCACCGAGACCTTCTCCCTTAGAACATGTCGTATTAGATACCACTCTACCATTTCTTGTATTTTCTCCCATATATGACACTATACCTTATGTCACTACACTAGAGACTACCCCACTATCAACTAATCTACCATCACCACATGTCACCACACTATCATCACTTATATCTCCTCTTCTCGAGTTCTTTATATCAGATGTTATTGTACCAGCTACCACTACATCAGATGTCATTCTTCCATTTCCTATATCACATCTCTTAGATGCTACCATATCagatatcattgtacttgagatCACCTCACCATCTATCACCTTACCATTACCTACACCTCTTCCCATAGAGACTACCATGCATCATACCCTTACACATGTTACACAGTTAGATGTATGCCCACGTAGGCGACGACATGGTCCACGTAAATGTTGAGTCTTGCCTCCATCAGTTTCATCTCAACCTATACATTATGAGACATGATAGATTGCATAGATAGATTCGACAAAAATGTCTTTGTATCGTAGGCATCCAcagagaaagaggaagaccCCATCATGTGGCACTCATTGAGgactattttttagtttttgcatttattttcatttgtattgtattgttaactttttattatgaacgaattattatatatttaaatgaaaatatgataaattttaaacttaaattgaacttatatatgtgtgatattatataccacttacatatagCAATCCGACAatctaaaaaattggttttaggtttaaatttaaactaagtATAATTATGACTAATTAGTTACATATAACAACAACACTATAttgatatagaaaaaataatgcattaaaaaataattacagtctaaacctccaatcaaaataattcttaaactaATACTACTTAATAACTTGAACATTCAcatgatttgaaatttaaacttaaaaaattggttttaagtttaaatttaaagttatgattaccaactactattttgactattttttaaaaaattcaaaaatcgtGATTACCAGTTTTGTGGTGTGAATACCCACATGAATAAGACACACATcactttgaaaattattatgagaataaaattaatttatgaattttttgttttaaagaaatcatttttgcccAAAACTCTCGTTAGtacccaataaggaacatttttcttattctcaatgaatttacaaaaatattccaaaaacaTTTTCATCGATTTACCAaaacaattaaactaaatagtgaattgattggaaaaacaaatgtattttctttttagaattctatattttaagaagtgaaaaaacaaattctattaggttggcattttaagtttaaaactttAAGCTTTTCCATtccattttgaaaggaaaaaaatggaaaaaaaaatatttttgttgtatttaagtaattttccaaTCATATTTACCCAATGGAAGTCATTATATTTTGTACAAATGCATAGCTTTAATTTTTGaacaaagttacaaaataatattatattattcattatgagggtataaaatagtatatttataactaattatatttatattaagtatagtatcaattattttaataaaattaaacaaaaatatttttatatcaaattaaagacatcagatatttaattctatatattactattttttaaataatgagatcaattaaaattaaatattttaaatcaaacaacatagtttatatatatatatatatatatataaattaaagttaaaaccgttgttgattactttaaaaatagtcaaagtTATAATTAACAACTatgattttaaacttaaagttaaaatcaTGGTTGATAACTATAGTTTTTatcgtttaaaaaaaaataaaactatagtCACTAACTACGATTTTATGATGTGATAACCTACGTGATACAAGCGCACTAAATTGgacattattttgaaaatcggTTTgctttatgtaatttttttttttttaaatgtttcattttgggtcaaaactctcttgttccaattttttttttttttttttttttggttgttttggcGCCTCGTCCAAACAATTTTATTGGACAAACGCCGCTTGCCTTGGAAGCCGCGCGGGAGACAACAGCTACTCTGGCGGCAGCACTTTTCCCTTTAAGTTGATTaccatattttgatttaatttttttaattaagaaaaacattcTTTGTCTTTAATGGAATGTTTGAATCTTGTCCGGTTTCTGAAAATTAATCCCATGCGTATATCATCAATTAGacaattacaaaagaaaagaaaaactttaaACTTGCCAGTTAGTtggtgaaaattaataaaaaaaattttttaaaaaaattccttttgtctTTGGATAAATCCAAAAGTgtgagaaaaatatatattatttaaatgcgttggaatattttatatttattatttcttattttaaaatatctttttataaatataataatttttatataaaaataaaacatatatgatttctttttgttttcttcaaattttaaatgatttgtgaaagtgaaaattttttctctctttaaattttttaaaaatgtattcaaatagtttacttaattttataatttttattttaaaaaataaaaaagaaatatatcaaacataataatttagaccatatttgataattattttttaagaataattttgaaaaacaattttttaaaattgttttctaatattttatgaaaaagaaatttatttgggaattgaaatatttttaatattttaaaaataattttgataaggagtgttttatttttaatcattttatatgattgtataattatattttaaaatagtttttaaaaaataattaaaaacattaaaaatatataaattgttatctaaaaacacgttctttattatttaagaacaaaaaataaaaaattattttttttgttgttttcttattttttaattttagatgataaaaaactattttcttatcaaatacacccttaatttatttgtaacaaCTTTTCGTATACATATTCTCCTCATTTTCTGTCTCAAATTTTCTAATCTTATATTGAAAGTATATGAAAAAGATTAGTgtgatttttattaattaaagtaatCCAGTTAGTTAAGATTTTACATTTACCAAATATGTGGGTTTCATTTTGAGGCATGACTTTAAATCCACgctttagaaaattataaattcaaggCCATTAAGATGAGACAAGCCCTTCAATCAGGATTCAACAAAAATTAGCAGTGACTAGTGACTACTCTATTTTTAGGTggttccatttatttatttatttatttatttataaatttaatataattttttgttttaacaaTCACCATCGCCACCAACCCCATCCCACTACCTCTTATGAGAAAGGCCCAATAGCAAGCTGAGCAAGAGAGAGATGGCAATGGCGCTTCGCGGACTCGCCTCTTCCGTCAAGAAGCCGATTGGGCCTCTTATCAATGGCGGTTCCCTTTACTACATGGTGTTCTTTtgaatttctatatattatacATTCAAACTCGTTGATGTTGTGTGATTTGAAGCAGACCTCTGATTGTTTGTTATTCTCTTTGTCTTCGTGTTTTTCGTGTGATCTGTTTCATAGTCATCTCTCCCGAACGAAGTTGTCTGCGAAAAAGAGAAATCTCGTATTACTGTGAGCGATTCCTTTTTATCTTCCTTAATTTCTATTATAATGTTCTCCGATGTAATAATGATAAGAATTTTTTGATAAATGCATTTTCTTTCTCACAAGATCTAGGATTCTTTAGGGTTTCCTTTCATTGTAGAGCTGGCAGATTTTGAATTTCTGTTTCATTCGAATTCATGGTTTAAAACTTTTGATTTCAGTGGACAAAACAATTGAATGCTCCGCTTGAGGTTGTTGATCCGGAAATCGCTGACATCATTGAGCTCGAGAAAGCGAGGCAATGGAAGGTGTATGACcaatcctttttcttttaatggatTAATCTTTCTGGTTAGACAACTATTCTTTATATTTCAGAGATATAATTGATGTGATCTTTttgttaaatttgaaatattgaatatGATTTGGAATAACACAATTTGGAATTGTTTTGAGTTCAGAATTTTTTGGGATCACCATTTGCAGAGGACTGTGGACTTTGATTTGAAGCTTACATTAcgattttgaattgaattttttgaTGTAGGGATTGGAACTCATTCCTTCAGAAAATTTCACATCGGTATCTGTAATGCAAGCCGTTGGATCAGTCATGACTAATAAATATAGTGAAGGGTATCCTGGTGCGAGATACTATGGAGGAAATGAGTACGAGGAGCTACTTTCAATTTCCTTTCCACTTTGTTGCTCATATTATTCTTCAGGATGATCaccttttattttcataattaaataataaagctAATATTGGATTTGTATTTTTTCAGGTATATTGACATGGCAGAGTCCTTATGTCAGAAGCGTGCATTAGAAGCTTTCCAGTTGGACCCTGCAAAATGGGGAGGTAAACGAACCGGGCATTTGATTTATCCTAGcttgctttcttttctttcagttAGCTGATGATGTTTACTGCAACAATTGCATTATACTGCACTTCAGTTTTTTGGAGACTTTAACTGAAAAATAGCTTGAGATCAATGCAATGACTGCATGTTTATATAATCAGAGACTCTAATTTTGAGAAAGGAGTGGCCCTGTTAGCAGGAAACAATAGTGTTCcagttaaattattcttaaaggATGGTATTGACTTTCTGCTGCCTTGACCAATTTTGAATATTACATTTTGTCAAAATAACTGGCCTTTATTTATTGCTTCTTCTTTCTGTTGTTACTAATAGAAATGAGTTGCTGGATATGGGTTGTGGGACTAAGTGAATAAGTTCTTCTAGTACAATAATAGGAGGAACTGGTTAGGTGGTGGGACCATCTAGCGATTTAGATTGGTCAGTTGTCTTACAGTGACTGCTCAGGTGTTGAACTATCAGAGATCTATAAAATTACTGCTTCATATGTGGAAATTTGTTGTCCATACTTTTCTGACTGGTTTGGATGAGAAGTGAACTAGGAAGCTTGCTAATTCTTTGTGCTTGAAGATAACATTACCAACTCACTAAAACTATAATTATGTTAGCTTTATCCTTtcatttttgtatgattttcttGTTGAATAATGTCATATCTGGATACAGGGAGGAAGTCAGAAGATTTTGGTTTGATGGATTTGAATTTGTAACATTCATAGAGTTTCTCCATGCCacgtttattttttgtttaaatcatttATCTATTTGTCCGCTCCCACGTAAAGAGACATATTTCTGAACACCAACTTTATTTaaagcttatttatttattttttttggcagTCAATGTGCAGTCATTATCTGGATCCCCTGCCAACTTTCAAGCTTACACGGCATTATTAAAACCTCATGAGAGAATCATGGCACTTGATCTTCCTCATGGTGGGCATCTTTCACATGGTTATCAGGTGCTTATGAGTTCCTTCAATTAAGACTTTTGCCTGCCAAACTTGAACATGGTGTCCTGCTCTTGGTGATTAACCAAGACAAATTTTATTGGATTCAATTCTGACttgtgcttttcttttcttctttcctctAATAGTTAGAAATGACACATGTGATGTGTTTACATGCATAACATTATAATatcctttttataattttacaaagcttacctatcaaaaaaggaACATTATAAAATCTTTTGGTAGATTTTGAATTTAAGGTACGGGGAGGCATGGTGCAgtgtcaaaaaataaataaaaatactactGTGGAAGGAAAGTAATAATAAGCAAGTGTATTCTGACTGGCTCTGcaactttaatttaattactGTTTTATCCATGATCTTTCTCCCTAGTTCTTACTTCTTGTAGTTTCTATATCTTTTGTGGGTTATTTTGTGCTTTCAAATATTTTGGAGATGAAAAATGCAATCCTTTCAGGAGCGACCAAAGAAGCACTTGAACTTTCTATGATAGTACTAACTCTCTGTAGTTTGGATATGCTGATAATCATCAGCACTTGCTAATGTGGTGTATGGTGTAATTGTAATACCAAGCATGTTGTTATTAAATTAATCTATTGGATATAGAAGTTTCTAATTTGATGATTATGAAATAAGTTTGTTCACCTCTACAATTTTGGATGATCCAAAAGTTGGAAGATGAGTGAATGTTACCTTGTGCATTTGTCAGGCATTGATTAAGCAAAatctttgaattttcaaataactATGCATCAAAACTCACTCTATACAGGAAAATGTGAGTACCTATGATGTTCCTCTTTCTACTAAATAAAAGCACTTCCATAAAGTATTTTATGCAATACTCATTACCATATTTTATCGCTTCCACTTGAAACCTCCGTTGTCACCCACAGTTTCTTGttctattgaaataattttgaaacccCTTAGGAACCATAATCCTTAAGACTTTTTAATGATATACATGAATATTGAGttggaataaaaatattgtttcctATGCATCTCATGAGTTCAGCCTTTCACATGGTTCCTAAGCAAACGCATTTATCAGGAAAACTGAAATGGAAATTTCTGTACTTTGTTGGAGAGTTGAGAAGTTAATAAAACAATAGATATTCTACAGGTATACACACACATAACACACATTTGCATGGTTTGTCATCTTATATATGCTGAGTAATATGTCTGTGAATGTGTATTTGGCCTATGGAAATCCTAAAACTCTCCCtccaaatatattttcaatcaaGTGAGAGAGCATTATCATGCATTTATCtttgttcttgaaaaataaGCCCAATAAATAAACCATTAATTTTATCACATTGTTACTTTATTGATGCTCTCGTAGCATGTTTATGGTCATCTATTTTAGAGGAACTCCAAGTAGGTGGTTTAGTGGTTTTTTAACCTGGAAATTTCTGTAACAATTAAgagttagatttttttcttgtgGTTTGATGTGCTCCTTATGTATGCCTATGGAAAGAATTTGAGGAAtaatttcttcttcctttttttttttttgataaaagcTTGTCTTCAGTATCTGATGTGCTAGCTTTTCATCAttcttttaacattttgcaGACCGACACCAAGAAGATATCTGCTGTGTCTATATTTTTTGAGACAATGCCATACAGATTGGATGAAAAAACTGGATATATTGACTATGACCAGGTGCATttacatctctctctctctctctctctctctctctctctatctatctatGGAAGTTCTTCCAATTGATGCAAATATGGTATGCTACCATTTTTAGTTATAGTGAATACACTGTTTGTACATAATTTAGTTCTGCCAAGATTTTCTACATCAGAAATAGGTTGATCATTTGGCATGAAGATGATGAAGTCCTGTGCTACTCTAATCTGCAGAAACTATTTGCATAAATGCTGAGAATTATTCACAAATGATTTAATGTGGTGATTACAAGTTAAGGAGAAATAATTACTTGCAAACGGTGCTTTACATTTCAttttatgatgataaaataccttggggattttcttttctcatgGGATGTTGGACATGATATGGAATATTGTTTGAACCCCAATATGTAATATACTTTGAAGTGTTGAAGAGATAAAATGCAGTTTCGTATGCATGATATCAGAATTGTTTTGTCCTTCCAGTGGCTTACAATTCTAAATGTCTGTGCCATGTAGAAATGTGGATagtatgaaaattgaaacttattttactttttcatggatagttttcctttttcctcttcagtTTGGGGCAGATTAATTAGTGTTCGTTCTGCacattatatcatatatttctCACAAAATTACATTTCCAATTTTGTTTATAAAGAGTTGACTTTATgcctatcaaacaaataaaataaaataaaatgaaagttgactttgtgaaataaaaatattcattgcaGTTGGAGAAAAGTGCTGCCCTCTTCAGACCAAAACTAATTGTTGCTGGCGCAAGTGCCTATGCACGTCTTTATGATTATGCACGTATCCGCAAGGTAAGAGATTTTGGTTTGAGGGACACTACTGCGTTCATCATAGTCACAACATTAAAGttctctattattattttaaagtctAAATGTTTAGAAATCGTGTAACTTTAAATTCTTAGGATTTAACAGGTGTGTGACAAGCAGAAAGCTGTCATGTTGGCAGACATGGCACATATTAGTGGGTTGGTTGCTGCTGGTGTTATCCAATCTCCTTTTGAATATGCTGATATTGTGACAACCACAACACATAAGTCTCTACGTGGGCCACGTGGAGCAATGATATTCTTCAGGAAGGGGGTTAAAGAGATCAACAAACAAGGGAAAGAAGTGAGTCTTGAtgtaaaataatgaaaagacaACAAACACTAGAAGTTACTCATGCTTTAGATACCTTAGCTGCAAGCATTGCTTACCCTTACTATTGCTATTCCTGTACCATTTTTCCCCAATTGGTTATGGTTTCTTTCAGTTTTGAAAGCAAAATTCATAAGTGAATTATCTGGCACACATTTTTCAATGGTTGAATTCCATCCTACAGGTGTTGTATGACTATGAAGACAAAATCAATCAGGCTGTCTTTCCTGGACTTCAAGGTGGACCACACAATCATACTATTTCTGGCTTAGCAGTTGCATTGAAACAGGTTATTTATCTAAAGTATTTCCAACTGGAATACAATTTTTTGGATCTCATTTCATTCAAAGCtgattttgattcatttctttGACTATTCTGTGGTTGTAGGCCATGACTCCAGAGTACAAGGCTTATCAAGAGCAAGTCCTTACTAATTGCTCAACATTTGCTCAGGTAAAAGGCTCCTTGATGCTAGTTACATTTATGCAGTTTTTCTTGTTTGCCAATTTTCATTGGTTATGCTAGTTACATTTAACATTTTTCACTATCAGTTAGTATTTTCTTGTtaattttgttgatattttgGAGAAGTTTACACTTTTAaagtcttcttttttttttggttgcagAGTCTGTTAGAGAAAGGCTATGAACTTGTATCTGGCGGAACTGATAACCATTTAGTCTTGGTGAATTTGAAAAACAAGGTAATAGGAGAATGTTCCTTCTTGCTTTGGCATCATTTTGCTTCTGCAAGTTTTAAGTTTCTCCCCTTCAgaaatattatcttttaaccCTATATAGAGGGG contains the following coding sequences:
- the LOC100245411 gene encoding serine hydroxymethyltransferase, mitochondrial, which produces MAMALRGLASSVKKPIGPLINGGSLYYMSSLPNEVVCEKEKSRITWTKQLNAPLEVVDPEIADIIELEKARQWKGLELIPSENFTSVSVMQAVGSVMTNKYSEGYPGARYYGGNEYIDMAESLCQKRALEAFQLDPAKWGVNVQSLSGSPANFQAYTALLKPHERIMALDLPHGGHLSHGYQTDTKKISAVSIFFETMPYRLDEKTGYIDYDQLEKSAALFRPKLIVAGASAYARLYDYARIRKVCDKQKAVMLADMAHISGLVAAGVIQSPFEYADIVTTTTHKSLRGPRGAMIFFRKGVKEINKQGKEVLYDYEDKINQAVFPGLQGGPHNHTISGLAVALKQAMTPEYKAYQEQVLTNCSTFAQSLLEKGYELVSGGTDNHLVLVNLKNKGIDGSRVEKVLESVHIAANKNTVPGDVSAMVPGGIRMGTPALTSRGFVEEDFVKVAELFDAAVKLALKIKANSKGTKLKDFVATMQSDAETQSEIAKLRHEVEEYAKQFPTIGFEKETMKYKD